In Mycetocola spongiae, the genomic stretch CTCGCCCGGCGCACCGCCGATAACCTCGCCTATATTCGGGAACTGGTGGATCGTGCCCGCCGCTAGCGACGCCCCCGCACGCTCGCGCCCCCGCTCCCGGGTGCGCATCGTGCACCTGGGCCTGGGGGCGTTTCATCGCGCGCACCAGGCCTGGTATCTGGAGCGGATCCAGCGCGCGGCCCCCGGCGACTGGGGCATCGAGGCCTATACCGGTCGCGGCCCCGCGGCCGCCACCGCGCTCGCGGCACAGGACGGGGTATATACCCTGGTGACCCGCGCCGCCGAGGGCGATACGTTCACGACCATCGAGTCGATAGTCTCGGCCATCAGCGGGGCGGAGGACGCGGCCTGGAACGCACGCCTGGGCCACCCCGATACCGCGATCATCACGCTCACCGTGACCGAGGCCGGGTATCGCCTGGCCCCGGGCGGCGGGCTGGATCTGGCCGATCCGGAGGTCGCCGCCGATCTCCGGCTGCTGGGCTCGGGGGAGCCCGGCGCACCCGTGACCGCCCCCGGAAAACTGGTGCGCGGCCTGCGGGCGCGGCGCGAGGCAGGGGCGGGCCCGCTCGCGATCCTGAGCTGCGATAATCTCGCGGGCAACGGCGAGGTGACCCGCACGGTGGTGACCGAGCTGGCCGCGGCGGTGGATCCCGCCCTGGCCGCCTGGATCACCCAAAACGTGTCCTTTATCTCCTCGATGGTGGACCGGATCACCCCGGCCACCACCGCCGAGGATCGCGCAACCGTGCTTGCCGAGACGGGCCATCACGATGCGATGCCCGTGGTGACCGAGCCGTTCTCGGAGTGGATCCTCGCCGGGGTATTTCCCGCGGGCAGCCCCGATTGGGCGAGCGTGGGCGTGCGCGAGGTCACCGATATTGACCCCTATGAGCGCCGCAAGCTGTGGCTACTCAACGCCGCGCACTCGCTCCTGGCCTATGCCGGGCTGCCGCGCGGACACCATACCGTGGACGAGGCCTTTGCCGATCCCGTGCTCGCCGGGCGCGTGGAAACACTCTGGGCCGAGGCCGCGGAGGTCCTGCCGCTGGATGCCGCGGAGATCGCGGCGGCCACCGCGGCGCTGCGCACGCGCTTTGCCAATCCGCGGATCCGGCACCACCTGGAACAGATTGCCCGCGGGGGAGCGCATAAGCTGCCGCCGCGCGTATTTGACCTGATGCGTGCGCGCCGGGCCGCGGGCCTGGAACCCGCGCGCGAGGCCCCGCGCATCGCCCTGGACTGGCTGGCCTATCTGGGCCGCGCGGATACCCCCGGTTCCGAGGGAGACATCCTCTCCGGAACCCCCACGAGCGAGCACCTCTATCGGGTGCTCGCCCCCGACCTGGCGCCTACCGCCACCCCCACCTAAGGAGAACCCCGTGAAAATCGATAGGGCAGAGGTTATTGTCACGAGTCCCGACCGGAATTTTGTGACGCTGAAGATCACCACCGATGACGGCCTCACCGGGCTGGGCGATGCCACCCTGAACGGCCGCGAGCTCGCGGTGGTTGCCTATCTCACCGAGCACGTCGTGCCGCTGCTGATCGGGAAGGATCCGCACCGGATCGAGGATACCTGGCAGTTCCTCTATCGCAGCGCCTATTGGCGGCGCG encodes the following:
- a CDS encoding mannitol dehydrogenase family protein yields the protein MPAASDAPARSRPRSRVRIVHLGLGAFHRAHQAWYLERIQRAAPGDWGIEAYTGRGPAAATALAAQDGVYTLVTRAAEGDTFTTIESIVSAISGAEDAAWNARLGHPDTAIITLTVTEAGYRLAPGGGLDLADPEVAADLRLLGSGEPGAPVTAPGKLVRGLRARREAGAGPLAILSCDNLAGNGEVTRTVVTELAAAVDPALAAWITQNVSFISSMVDRITPATTAEDRATVLAETGHHDAMPVVTEPFSEWILAGVFPAGSPDWASVGVREVTDIDPYERRKLWLLNAAHSLLAYAGLPRGHHTVDEAFADPVLAGRVETLWAEAAEVLPLDAAEIAAATAALRTRFANPRIRHHLEQIARGGAHKLPPRVFDLMRARRAAGLEPAREAPRIALDWLAYLGRADTPGSEGDILSGTPTSEHLYRVLAPDLAPTATPT